A genomic window from Artemia franciscana chromosome 14, ASM3288406v1, whole genome shotgun sequence includes:
- the LOC136035656 gene encoding uncharacterized protein LOC136035656: protein MNPRRGNICLDNPLLTQSLDQEEFVSSKLIEFLSSRPSDYIKANSIWTLMVLQGIAPINGEQLVKKGIQFPRRGNICFPPPPPAFTKLEEEFRTLWLDQGNLGI, encoded by the exons ATGAATCCAAGAAGAGGAAATATATGCTTGGACAACCCCCTGCTAACACAAAg CTTGGACCAAGAAGAGTTCGTTTCATCCAAGCTCATCGAATTCTTGAGTTCAAGGCCTTCCGACTACATCAAGGCAAATTCTATTTGGACTCTGatg GTACTTCAAGGGATCGCACCCATAAACGGCGAGCAGCTGGTGAAAAAAGGAATCCAATTTCCAAGAAGAGGAAATAtttgcttcccccccccccctcccgcttTTACAAAG CTTGAAGAAGAGTTCAGGACCCTCTGGCTAGATCAAGGCAATCTGGGGATTTGA